The genomic window ATAAAGTGAGAACAGCAACAGCAATTGTAAAAGAAAAAAGACCAGATCTAAAAATTGAAGGTCCAATTCAGTATGACGCTGCAGTTGATTTAAGCGTTGGGAAAAGTAAAATGCCAGACTCAGAAGTAGCAGGGCAGGCGAGCGTGCTTATCTTCCCTGATTTGAATACGGGAAATAATACGTATAAAGCTGTTCAAAGAGAAACAGGAGCTTTAGCAATCGGTCCAATGTTACAAGGATTAAATAAACCTGTAAACGACTTGAGCCGTGGCTGTACCGTTGATGATATTATCAATACAGTTGTAATTACGGCGATTCAAGCACAGGGAATGTAATCAATTAAAAATTGAGAATTAAAAATTAAATAATAAACTAAAAAACCTTAGAATCTTAGCTTCTTAGAACCTTAGCAACTTAAAAAGAATGAAAATACTAATTATAAATTCAGGAAGTTCTTCAATTAAATATCAACTAATGGTTATGCCGGCCAACGAAGTAATTTGTAGCGGTATGATTGATCGAATTGGTTTAGAAACTTCAAATATTACTTTTAAAACGGCTTCAAATTCGTATGAAGAAATATTACCGATTCCAACGCATAAAGTAGGATTACAAAAGGTTGCAGATTTACTTTTGGATCCTGAAACCGGCGTAATCAAAACGACATCGGAAATTGCGGCGGTTGGACATCGTGTTGTTCACGGAGGAAGTTATTTCTCTGATACAACAATTATAACAGATGAAGTTAAAGAGAAAATCAAAGAACTTTCAGAATTAGCGCCGCTTCACAATCCGGCACATTTAGTTGGGATTAATGTTGCAGAAGAAATTTTTGCAGATGCTAAACAAGTGGCAGTTTTTGACACTGCTTTCCATCAAACAATTCCAGTTGAAGCGCACAAATATGCAATTCCAAATTTCCTTTTAACAGAACATAAAGTTCGTGTCTATGGCTTTCATGGAACAAGTCATAAATATGTTTCAGAAAAAGCGATTAGTTATTTAGAGCAGCATTCCAAGATAATCACCATTCACTTAGGAAATGGCTGCAGTATGACCGCTGTAAAAGACGGAAAAAGTATTGATACCACAATGGGCTTTTCACCGGCAAATGGTTTAATTATGGGAACGCGCGCCGGAGATATTGATCAATCTGTTATCTTTTATATGGTTAAAAGTCTTGGATATACACCAGATGAAGTAAATTCGATTCTATTGAAACAAAGCGGAATGCTGGGTTTAACGGGCTACAGTGATTTAAGAGATATTGAATCAAAAGCGGAAGAAGGAAATAAAGACTGTGAATTGGCTTTATTGATGAATGCCTACAGAATTAGAAAAACAATCGGAGCATACGCAGCAGCTTTAAACGGATTGGATGCTATTGTTTTTACTGCTGGAATTGGAGAAAATTCCTCATTTATGCGTAATTTAATCTGTACAGATATGGATTATTTTGGCATTCAAATTGACGCAGAAAAAAATAAAATCCGTTCAAAAGAATTGAGAGAAATTAATACAGCAGATTCAACTGTAAAAGTTCTAGTTGTTCCAACAGACGAAGAATATGAAATTGCAAATCAGGTTTTTCAATTACTAGAGAATTAAAAAACAAGATCAATTACCAAAAGAGCTTCTCAATAGAGAAGCTTTTTGCATTTATAAATTAAATTTTTGTCAGTATCTTTGAATATAAATCCGAATATCTTGAAATCGATACTTTTAAAATCAGTTTTCTTCTTTTTCATCGCTTTACAACTTCAAGCACAAGAATTACTTCCTTTTGTCGAAAATTACAGTAAATCAGATTATCAGGGTGATAATCAAATCTGGAATGTAGCGCAGGGAAATGATGATGCTATGTATTTTGCAAACAACCACTATTTACTTCGTTACGATGGAGTGAAGTGGGAAAAATATACCCTTCCAAATAAAACTATTATTCGATCTATTTTGATTGAGGGAGACAAAATTTATTCTGGCTCTTACAAAGAATTTGGTTATTGGTATAGAAAAGACGGAACAATGCATTATGTTTCGATCACCAAAAATTTGAGATTATTTGATGAAAAAGATAACGAAGAAATTTGGAAAATCTTTAGATTCAATGGTTCGCTTTATTTTCAATCTTTTAATGATGTTTTTATTTATGATGGAAAAACGATTAAGAAGATTAAATTTCCTTTCCTTATCTCGTATTGTTTTGCTGTAGATAAAAATCTTTACGTAGCTTCTGTTAAGGACGGAATTTTTAAAATGAACGGTAAGTATATTTCCAATCCAAAAGGCTGGAATGTTCTTAAGAAAACTGTTGTTCATGCCATTGAAAAGCACCAAAATAAAACCTACATCTTTACACAGAAAAAAGGTGTTTTTGTTGTTAGTAAAGAGGGATTAAAAAGCTGGGATAATCCGATAAATGAGACCTTAAAATCGGCTACAATTAACGTAGCAAAATTTATAAA from Flavobacterium fluviale includes these protein-coding regions:
- a CDS encoding acetate/propionate family kinase, with translation MKILIINSGSSSIKYQLMVMPANEVICSGMIDRIGLETSNITFKTASNSYEEILPIPTHKVGLQKVADLLLDPETGVIKTTSEIAAVGHRVVHGGSYFSDTTIITDEVKEKIKELSELAPLHNPAHLVGINVAEEIFADAKQVAVFDTAFHQTIPVEAHKYAIPNFLLTEHKVRVYGFHGTSHKYVSEKAISYLEQHSKIITIHLGNGCSMTAVKDGKSIDTTMGFSPANGLIMGTRAGDIDQSVIFYMVKSLGYTPDEVNSILLKQSGMLGLTGYSDLRDIESKAEEGNKDCELALLMNAYRIRKTIGAYAAALNGLDAIVFTAGIGENSSFMRNLICTDMDYFGIQIDAEKNKIRSKELREINTADSTVKVLVVPTDEEYEIANQVFQLLEN